In one Culex quinquefasciatus strain JHB chromosome 2, VPISU_Cqui_1.0_pri_paternal, whole genome shotgun sequence genomic region, the following are encoded:
- the LOC6045701 gene encoding UDP-glycosyltransferase UGT5, which translates to MRLTVTLLVLIALALSVQGYRILSINASPSRSHVIVQEALAKELARRGHQVTMVSPYPAGKPLENYRQIVVPLDSYWKATMAKFMEDQSKLALFKNMPKMNQIMQDAANNTINHPEVQRIIREESFDLLITGMMSDFVLGVAFQLGVPSVVVCPNAALEMVNSMVGNPAPLATVPNPMVGATNAMTFTNRLKNLLGKAIEGGFAWYMKTSSEQYYNSNFPRDQFPSYDEVRRNVSLVLINQYFTKTVARPYVQAMVEVGGLQIKPVPDPLPSDLQEWLDGATDGVIFFSMGTNLQSSTIPAEKLQALVATFGKLKQRVIWKWDSEDIPNKPANILLKSWLPQDDILAHKNVRLFITHGGLGGIAEAQYHGVPLVGMPMFGDQPFNLERVREEGWAVVVPFADLTEQALTDAVNEVLHNPSYSQKVKELSKLYRDRPLSAMDTAVFWTEYVIRHKGARHMRYSAVDLNFVQLNMLDVWAFLGVVVLVGVKATLWTCSKCCGKRSAKYKMN; encoded by the exons ATGAGACTAACCGTAACACTTCTAGTTCTGATCGCCCTGGCTTTGTCCGTCCAAGGCTACCGGATTCTCAGCATCAACGCCAGCCCAAGTCGCTCCCATGTGATCGTACAGGAAGCCCTTGCCAAGGAGCTGGCCCGCCGCGGTCACCAGGTAACAATGGTGAGTCCCTACCCGGCGGGGAAACCACTAGAGAACTATCGACAGATTGTCGTACCGCTGGATTCGTACTGGAAAG CCACCATGGCCAAGTTCATGGAGGATCAGTCCAAACTTGCACTGTTCAAGAACATGCCAAAGATGAACCAGATCATGCAGGACGCCGCGAACAACACCATCAACCACCCGGAAGTGCAGCGGATCATTCGGGAGGAGTCGTTCGACCTGTTAATAACCGGGATGATGAGTGACTTCGTGCTGGGAGTTGCCTTCCAGCTGGGAGTCCCCAGCGTCGTGGTTTGTCCCAACGCGGCGTTGGAGATGGTTAACAGCATGGTCGGTAATCCGGCACCGCTGGCCACGGTACCGAATCCCATGGTGGGAGCGACCAACGCGATGACCTTCACCAACCGGTTGAAAAACTTGCTCGGTAAGGCGATCGAAGGCGGGTTCGCGTGGTACATGAAAACGTCATCAGAGCAGTATTACAA CTCCAACTTCCCGCGGGACCAATTTCCATCCTACGACGAGGTGCGCCGCAATGTATCGCTGGTGCTGATAAATCAATACTTCACCAAGACGGTGGCGCGTCCGTACGTCCAAGCCATGGTTGAAGTGGGTGGACTACAGATCAAGCCCGTTCCGGACCCACTGCCATCTGATCTGCAAGAGTGGCTCGATGGAGCGACGGATGGGGTGATATTCTTCAGCATGGGAACCAATCTGCAGAGCTCAACGATCCCGGCGGAAAAGCTGCAAGCGTTGGTAGCGACCTTCGGCAAGCTCAAGCAGCGCGTCATCTGGAAGTGGGACTCGGAAGACATCCCGAACAAACCCGCAAACATTCTACTGAAAAGCTGGTTACCCCAGGATGACATCCTAGCCCACAAGAACGTCCGGCTCTTCATAACGCACGGAGGTCTCGGTGGAATCGCCGAAGCGCAGTATCACGGAGTTCCACTGGTCGGAATGCCCATGTTCGGCGATCAACCGTTTAATTTGGAGCGAGTTAGGGAGGAAGGCTGGGCCGTGGTAGTTCCCTTCGCGGATCTTACCGAGCAAGCGCTTACGGATGCGGTAAACGAGGTGCTGCACAACCCGAGCTACTCGCAGAAGGTCAAGGAGCTGTCGAAGTTGTACCGCGATCGACCCCTGTCCGCGATGGATACGGCGGTGTTTTGGACGGAGTACGTGATTCGGCACAAGGGAGCGCGTCACATGAGGTATTCCGCCGTGGATCTCAACTTTGTTCAGCTGAATATGCTGGATGTGTGGGCATTTTTGGGAGTTGTGGTGCTTGTGGGTGTGAAGGCCACGCTGTGGACCTGCTCAAAATGTTGTGGGAAAAGAAGCGCGAAATACAAGATGAACTAG